Proteins from a single region of Weeksella virosa DSM 16922:
- a CDS encoding beta-ketoacyl-[acyl-carrier-protein] synthase family protein: MENRVVITGMGIYSCLGTSLDEVTESLRKGKSGIVYDEERKEYGFKSALTGKVPTPDLKNILNRRQRITIGEETEYAYMSTIQALEQANISHAYLQENEVGILFGNDSVSRAVIEATDIVREKKDTTLIGSGAIFKSMNSTVTMNLSTLFQLKGVNMTISAACASGSHAVGLAYLMIKGGLQDMVICGGAQEINKYAMASFDGLGVFSNSEDQPTKASRPFDKNRDGLVPSGGAATLILESLASALKRDVPILAEVVGYGFSSNGGHISTPNVDGPMLAMQKALKQANLSADEISYINAHATSTPVGDSNEAQAIYNLFGKKPYVTSTKSMTGHECWMAGASEIVYSNLMMLNNFIAPNINFEEPDEVSAQLNIPNQIVHKEFDVYLSNSFGFGGTNSALIIKKYKI, encoded by the coding sequence ATGGAAAATAGAGTTGTAATCACAGGAATGGGAATTTATTCTTGTTTAGGAACTTCGCTCGATGAGGTTACCGAGTCTTTACGAAAAGGAAAATCGGGGATTGTATACGATGAAGAAAGAAAGGAATATGGTTTCAAATCTGCCCTAACAGGAAAAGTACCAACCCCAGATCTGAAAAATATACTCAACAGAAGACAAAGAATTACCATTGGCGAAGAAACCGAGTATGCCTATATGTCGACCATTCAGGCATTGGAACAAGCCAACATTTCGCACGCTTACTTACAAGAAAACGAAGTCGGAATCCTCTTCGGTAATGATAGCGTTTCACGAGCAGTGATCGAGGCAACCGATATTGTACGCGAGAAAAAAGATACAACCCTAATCGGGTCGGGTGCAATTTTCAAATCGATGAATTCTACCGTTACCATGAATCTTTCTACTTTGTTTCAGTTAAAAGGTGTCAATATGACAATAAGTGCTGCTTGTGCAAGTGGTTCACATGCAGTAGGTTTGGCTTATCTTATGATCAAAGGAGGATTGCAAGATATGGTGATTTGTGGTGGGGCCCAAGAGATCAATAAATATGCGATGGCTAGTTTCGATGGTTTAGGCGTTTTTTCCAACTCAGAAGATCAACCCACCAAAGCATCACGACCGTTCGATAAAAATCGAGACGGATTAGTACCAAGTGGAGGTGCTGCAACGTTGATTTTAGAAAGTTTAGCGTCTGCCCTGAAAAGAGACGTCCCAATACTGGCAGAAGTCGTTGGGTATGGATTCTCATCGAATGGCGGGCATATCTCTACACCCAATGTAGATGGACCTATGTTAGCGATGCAAAAAGCGCTAAAACAGGCTAATTTATCAGCCGATGAAATAAGCTATATCAATGCACATGCAACATCTACACCTGTTGGGGATAGTAACGAAGCACAAGCGATTTATAATCTATTTGGAAAGAAACCCTATGTAACATCTACAAAGTCGATGACCGGACATGAATGTTGGATGGCTGGAGCAAGCGAAATTGTGTATTCTAATTTAATGATGTTGAATAACTTTATCGCTCCTAACATAAATTTTGAAGAACCTGATGAAGTCTCGGCTCAATTAAATATTCCGAATCAAATTGTACATAAAGAATTTGATGTATATTTGTCGAACTCTTTTGGTTTCGGAGGTACAAACTCTGCATTAATCATAAAGAAATATAAAATTTAA
- a CDS encoding phosphopantetheine-binding protein, translating to MVNTDISVKINEILMEEFEVEANAISKEKNIKETLDLDSLDYVDLVVIIESNFGVKLVKEDFLSMITFEDFYTIIQQKIDENKA from the coding sequence ATGGTGAATACAGACATTTCAGTAAAGATTAATGAAATATTAATGGAGGAATTTGAAGTAGAAGCAAATGCTATTTCAAAGGAGAAAAATATCAAAGAAACATTAGACTTAGATAGTTTGGATTATGTTGATTTGGTGGTAATTATCGAATCTAACTTTGGAGTGAAATTGGTCAAAGAAGACTTCTTGAGTATGATAACCTTTGAGGATTTTTATACCATCATTCAACAAAAAATAGACGAAAATAAAGCGTAA